A region from the Brachyspira hampsonii genome encodes:
- the pepT gene encoding peptidase T, which produces MISNEDIKKFQIDSFFKYVKIPSQSKGGSDTIPSSEGQMKLAEVLANDLKTLGLQNIILNNNAIVTAILPKNKDNVHSVGFLAHLDTVDIGLYGNVNPQILTFKGEDFYLNKEKNIIFKVSEHPEIKNYLNEDIIFSDGTSVLGADNKAAISTIMSALKYIIENNIEHGDIHIAFVPDEEIGLLGSKALDLNIFKPDFAYTIDSCEIGEVVYETFNAASAIIDIEGVTAHPMSAKNVLVNPILIAIDIANEFDRKETPECTEKKEGYIWIQGISGNQRNASLRLSIRDHDKTLYENKKLKVKEAVEKYKKLYPKANIELNIQDVYSNIADSIKGDRFAIDIIYEAMENLNIEPKTLSMRGGTDGSVLSSRGLLTPNYFTGAHNFHSIYEFLPLSSFYKSLETTIEIIKIISSK; this is translated from the coding sequence ATGATTAGTAATGAAGATATTAAAAAATTTCAAATAGACAGCTTTTTTAAATATGTAAAAATACCAAGTCAGAGTAAAGGAGGTTCTGATACTATTCCAAGCTCTGAAGGTCAGATGAAACTTGCTGAAGTTCTTGCCAATGATTTAAAAACTTTGGGGTTACAAAATATTATATTGAATAATAATGCTATAGTAACAGCAATTCTTCCAAAAAACAAAGATAATGTTCATTCTGTTGGTTTTTTAGCACATCTTGATACTGTTGACATAGGGCTTTATGGAAATGTTAATCCTCAGATATTAACTTTCAAAGGTGAGGATTTTTATCTGAATAAAGAAAAAAATATAATATTTAAAGTGTCAGAACACCCTGAAATAAAAAACTATCTTAATGAGGATATTATATTTTCAGATGGTACTAGTGTTCTTGGTGCGGATAATAAAGCAGCAATATCAACTATAATGTCAGCATTAAAATATATTATAGAAAATAATATAGAACATGGAGACATACACATAGCATTTGTACCTGATGAGGAGATTGGGCTTTTAGGTTCTAAGGCATTGGATTTGAATATATTTAAACCTGATTTTGCATACACAATAGATTCTTGCGAAATAGGGGAGGTTGTATATGAAACATTTAATGCTGCATCTGCTATTATAGATATAGAAGGTGTAACTGCCCATCCTATGAGTGCCAAAAATGTATTGGTTAATCCTATATTAATAGCAATAGATATAGCTAATGAATTTGATAGAAAAGAAACTCCAGAATGCACTGAAAAAAAGGAAGGCTATATTTGGATTCAGGGTATAAGCGGAAATCAGAGAAATGCATCTTTAAGATTAAGCATAAGAGATCATGATAAAACACTTTATGAAAATAAAAAATTAAAAGTAAAAGAAGCTGTTGAAAAATATAAGAAATTATATCCTAAAGCCAATATAGAATTAAATATTCAAGATGTATACAGTAATATAGCAGATTCTATAAAAGGAGATAGATTTGCAATAGATATTATTTATGAGGCTATGGAAAATCTTAATATAGAGCCTAAAACTTTATCTATGAGAGGCGGTACTGATGGTTCTGTTTTATCATCAAGAGGTCTTCTTACTCCAAATTATTTTACGGGTGCTCATAATTTTCATTCTATATATGAGTTTCTTCCTTTATCATCATTTTATAAAAGTTTAGAAACTACTATTGAAATAATAAAAATTATATCTTCTAAATAA
- a CDS encoding Rrf2 family transcriptional regulator: protein MKISSRFTIAVHTLLCILEFKDEKITSNFISESVNVNPVIIRNILIQLQKADIITVKRGTGGISLNKKTENITLLDIFNAVESLDEGKLFSFHENPNKKCPVGSKINDILQPKLNDVQHAMEKELKKTTLKDIYKS, encoded by the coding sequence ATGAAGATTAGTTCAAGATTTACAATAGCTGTTCATACATTGCTTTGCATATTAGAGTTTAAAGATGAAAAAATAACATCAAATTTTATATCAGAGAGTGTTAATGTTAATCCTGTAATAATAAGAAATATTTTGATACAGCTTCAAAAAGCAGATATTATCACTGTAAAAAGAGGCACAGGAGGAATAAGTCTGAATAAAAAGACAGAAAATATTACATTACTAGATATATTTAATGCTGTGGAAAGCCTAGATGAAGGAAAACTTTTCAGTTTTCATGAAAATCCAAATAAAAAATGTCCTGTTGGAAGTAAAATTAATGATATACTTCAGCCCAAACTGAATGATGTACAGCATGCTATGGAAAAAGAATTAAAAAAAACTACATTAAAAGATATTTATAAAAGTTAA
- a CDS encoding AbgT family transporter, producing MEKENIRLENGNSKFEHFLKAVEFLGNKLPDITILFLIAFFIMVILSWILSHFTFNYFHPTTGEQIKIINMLAPSELAKFITKMINNFVSFPPLGITLVGTLGIGVANGSGFIRMIIIKISSVIPKKAVTPAVMFISILSHISSDSAYVILMPVAAMMFFSFGKHPLAGIAASFAGLAGGHSASYTPSIIDPIMQGFTQNAARMIDPTYTVNVLCNYFLSFSSTFAVILVGWFVTDRIVEPFLWRTMPIDKDAAIENTDISLITKEENKAFKIAVLVLISMIILLIALLIPKSSLLRAPDGQLTTPDAPIMQAIVPVIFLFLVIPGFVYGKLTNKFKTSRDFSNAMADSIKNLASFLTFAFFCAQFLYMFGTSNVGTLMAIAGAEFLKSLNMPPQITIAGIILLTGVLDILISSASSKWAIMAPVLVPMLMAVGISPELTQASYRVSDSAMNIVTPMFSFYPLIISYCQKYCKKTGVGTLSSMMIPYSIGIFIALLIMLYGFWALNIPIGFNSGYVYPPVN from the coding sequence ATGGAGAAAGAAAATATTAGATTAGAAAATGGAAATAGCAAATTTGAACATTTCCTAAAAGCAGTTGAATTTCTAGGAAATAAACTTCCTGATATAACTATTTTATTTTTGATAGCTTTTTTTATAATGGTTATACTTTCATGGATATTATCGCATTTCACATTCAATTACTTTCACCCTACAACAGGAGAGCAGATAAAAATTATAAATATGCTTGCTCCTAGTGAATTAGCAAAATTTATCACTAAAATGATAAATAATTTTGTAAGTTTTCCCCCTCTTGGAATAACACTTGTAGGAACATTGGGAATAGGAGTGGCAAACGGCAGCGGATTTATTAGAATGATTATAATTAAAATTTCAAGTGTAATACCAAAAAAAGCTGTAACTCCGGCCGTTATGTTTATATCTATATTGAGTCATATAAGTTCAGATTCTGCTTATGTTATATTGATGCCTGTAGCAGCTATGATGTTTTTTTCTTTTGGAAAGCACCCGCTGGCAGGAATTGCCGCTTCATTTGCAGGACTTGCGGGAGGACATTCAGCAAGCTATACTCCTTCTATAATAGATCCAATAATGCAAGGTTTCACACAAAATGCAGCAAGAATGATAGATCCTACTTATACGGTTAATGTTTTATGTAATTATTTTTTAAGTTTTTCTTCTACATTTGCTGTAATACTAGTTGGCTGGTTTGTAACTGATAGAATAGTTGAGCCTTTTTTATGGAGAACTATGCCTATTGATAAAGATGCAGCTATAGAAAACACTGATATATCTTTGATAACTAAAGAAGAAAATAAAGCTTTTAAAATAGCTGTGTTAGTTTTAATATCAATGATTATTCTTTTAATAGCTTTACTTATACCTAAAAGCTCTTTACTTAGAGCACCTGACGGACAATTAACTACACCTGATGCCCCTATTATGCAGGCAATAGTTCCTGTAATATTTTTGTTTTTAGTTATACCGGGATTTGTATATGGGAAATTAACTAATAAATTTAAAACATCAAGAGATTTCAGCAATGCTATGGCTGACAGTATAAAAAATCTAGCATCATTTTTAACTTTTGCTTTTTTCTGTGCTCAGTTTTTATATATGTTTGGTACTTCAAATGTAGGTACATTAATGGCTATAGCAGGTGCTGAGTTTTTAAAATCTTTGAATATGCCTCCTCAAATAACCATTGCAGGTATTATTCTTCTTACAGGAGTATTGGATATATTAATAAGTTCTGCTTCATCTAAATGGGCTATAATGGCCCCTGTTCTTGTACCTATGCTTATGGCAGTTGGTATATCTCCGGAATTAACTCAGGCATCATACAGAGTAAGCGATTCTGCTATGAATATTGTTACTCCTATGTTTTCATTTTATCCTTTGATTATTTCTTACTGTCAAAAATATTGTAAGAAAACAGGTGTCGGTACATTATCTTCAATGATGATACCATACAGTATAGGAATATTTATTGCTTTATTAATAATGCTTTATGGTTTTTGGGCATTGAATATACCTATTGGATTTAACAGCGGATATGTTTATCCTCCTGTTAATTAA
- a CDS encoding type II toxin-antitoxin system HicB family antitoxin — protein sequence MKKSLETFVVNIYKFKSGYNAVFYDFDGCVSSGKTLEETANNAKIALQMHIDGMLEDGDKIPKASSLEKIIKETEDTKPDIRMLIEVKVSRERKKRIDITLDENLINMIDNISSNRSEFINLATRDYIQNHYK from the coding sequence ATGAAAAAGAGTTTAGAAACATTCGTAGTAAATATATATAAATTTAAGTCTGGATATAATGCTGTATTCTATGATTTTGACGGCTGTGTAAGTTCTGGAAAAACTTTAGAGGAAACTGCTAATAATGCAAAAATAGCACTTCAAATGCATATTGACGGTATGCTTGAAGATGGAGATAAGATTCCTAAAGCTTCAAGTTTAGAGAAAATAATAAAAGAAACAGAAGATACTAAACCAGATATAAGAATGCTGATTGAAGTTAAAGTATCAAGGGAAAGAAAAAAGAGAATTGATATAACATTAGATGAAAACTTAATTAATATGATAGATAATATTTCAAGCAATAGAAGTGAGTTTATCAATTTGGCTACTAGAGATTATATACAAAATCATTATAAGTAA
- a CDS encoding type II toxin-antitoxin system RelB/DinJ family antitoxin: MSEVTIKIDDEADKLFNDLGLDFNTAINIFLRTSINTQSIPFKIKKNKQLYTDNDNFYNEENIKFLKKGYLELKSGLGHKRELLNE; this comes from the coding sequence ATGTCAGAAGTAACTATTAAAATCGATGATGAAGCCGATAAACTTTTTAATGATTTGGGTTTAGACTTTAATACAGCTATTAATATATTTTTGAGAACATCTATAAATACTCAGTCAATTCCATTTAAAATAAAAAAAAATAAACAATTATATACAGATAATGATAATTTCTACAATGAAGAAAATATAAAATTTTTAAAAAAAGGATATTTGGAATTAAAATCTGGATTAGGACATAAAAGAGAGTTATTAAATGAATAA
- a CDS encoding bifunctional folylpolyglutamate synthase/dihydrofolate synthase has protein sequence MENMNEALDYIYSFMGKKTLHKNSFNHINNVKSILKILGYKQIFKVIHVTGTKGKGSTTLVLSKMLSSIGYKSGAFISPHIVNERERISINEEWISEKDFINIIKKIKNIVDNNEVYSDITVFEIFTIMGLYYFFIKGIDYACIEVGIGGKLDCTNIVESDISILTSISYDHMEVLGYTIEEITAQKAGIIKPNSLVISAYQEENSINIIEDISKENNCKLYVFKKDFDAEIILNSNEQLEFNYIENNKKYNFSTVLLGEHQAENISLSFKALNLLLKEDNNHTEKNINKAIKSLKDFNINARLTFMHRNPDIIVDGAHNSKSLERILNTIYKWYDDIIILFAPLSQKDIKNMADVLKRHDSLIILSSPDNVSHKETDSYKTYKYFKDNSNVKHIPIFHDAIKDIKSINKNNKPVLVIGSLYAASEFISLYKDSDI, from the coding sequence ATGGAGAACATGAATGAAGCTTTAGACTATATATACTCTTTTATGGGTAAAAAGACATTGCATAAAAATAGTTTTAATCATATAAACAATGTTAAAAGTATTTTAAAAATTTTAGGCTACAAACAGATTTTTAAAGTTATACATGTAACAGGAACAAAAGGCAAAGGTTCTACCACATTGGTATTGTCTAAAATGCTTTCATCTATAGGCTATAAGTCTGGGGCTTTCATATCGCCTCATATAGTTAATGAAAGAGAGAGAATATCTATAAATGAAGAATGGATAAGTGAGAAAGATTTTATCAATATAATAAAAAAAATAAAGAATATTGTAGATAATAATGAAGTATATAGTGATATAACAGTCTTTGAAATATTTACAATAATGGGATTATATTACTTTTTTATAAAAGGTATAGATTATGCTTGTATTGAAGTTGGTATAGGAGGAAAATTGGACTGCACTAATATAGTAGAGTCGGATATAAGTATTCTTACATCAATATCTTATGATCATATGGAAGTATTGGGATATACTATAGAAGAAATAACTGCACAGAAGGCAGGGATAATAAAACCTAATTCTCTTGTAATCTCAGCATATCAGGAAGAGAATTCTATAAATATAATAGAAGATATATCAAAAGAAAATAATTGTAAATTATATGTTTTTAAAAAAGATTTTGATGCGGAAATAATACTCAACAGTAATGAACAATTAGAATTTAATTATATAGAAAATAATAAAAAATATAATTTTTCAACTGTTTTACTTGGAGAACATCAGGCAGAAAATATATCTCTTTCTTTTAAAGCATTAAATCTGCTTCTTAAAGAGGATAATAATCATACAGAAAAAAATATAAATAAAGCAATAAAGTCTTTAAAAGATTTTAATATAAATGCACGCCTTACATTTATGCATAGGAATCCTGATATAATAGTGGACGGAGCTCATAATTCAAAATCATTAGAAAGAATACTGAATACTATATATAAATGGTATGATGATATCATAATATTATTTGCACCTTTAAGTCAGAAAGATATAAAAAACATGGCTGATGTATTAAAAAGACATGATTCGTTAATAATATTAAGCTCCCCGGATAATGTATCTCATAAAGAAACGGACAGCTATAAAACTTATAAATATTTTAAAGATAATAGCAATGTTAAGCATATACCAATTTTTCATGATGCTATTAAGGATATAAAATCAATTAATAAAAATAATAAACCTGTACTTGTAATAGGTTCATTATATGCCGCTAGTGAATTTATAAGTTTATATAAAGATAGCGATATATAA
- a CDS encoding valine--tRNA ligase — protein sequence MKHTLEGGYTPKNIEDKLYNFWKENGFFHAVMDKNKEPYSIVIPPPNVTGVLHMGHGLNNTLQDILIRFHRMLGKCTLWMPGTDHAGIATQNVVERRLKAEGKNKYDLGREAFVKKTWEVANEHHSIIVKQLEKIGCSCDWERERFTLDEGLSNAVREVFVELYNQGLIYRGKYLINYCPSCGTALANDEVEHEEVAGALYHVKYQIDGTNDYIEIATTRPETILADVAIAVHPDDERYAHLTEENVLILPIVGRKLRLVKDTYVDKDFGTGALKITPAHDPNDFAIAQRHNLDIINILNPDGTFNENTPSHYQGKTVKEARSMIIKELEELGAFVGKDNIKHQVGHCYRCHNVVEPYYSDQWFVKMKPLAEKAYKAVNDGNTKIYPERWINTYNHWMTDIRDWCISRQLWWGHRIPVWYCDDCGEMMVSKTDITECSKCKSKNIHQDEDVLDTWFSSWLWPFSTFGWPEINEELKYFYPTTALVTGYDILFFWVARMIMAGTHFMNDVPFKDVYLNGLIRDKIGRKMSKSLGNGIDPIEIIDEHGADAFRFTLSFITSLGGQDIWLDRELFKMGGKFANKIYNSAKYIFGSIEDNADIKDLESFELENKDKWILSRLQKAIDDTTKKLKEYRFDEASQTIYKFYWNEFCDWYIEISKFDLKDETKKEKTIAVLLYVLEESMAMIHPFMPFITEEIYSNLPKHNIDSKALMIREYPKANSKYIFEDIEKDFNLIQDIVSGIRNSRSSFNLPPNKKLDVIIRCSSDYFKNTTESYKDIISSLSLTESLNIVSSKDTQRNKGAFVKVFEGGEINVNLVGIIDLEAEKKRLEKEASKYKKDLEAVNKKLSNENFMSKAKQEAIDTENRKKKEFEDKLRGIEEVLSSL from the coding sequence ATGAAACACACTTTAGAAGGAGGATACACTCCTAAAAATATCGAAGACAAATTATATAATTTCTGGAAGGAAAACGGATTTTTTCATGCAGTTATGGATAAAAATAAAGAACCATATTCTATAGTCATACCTCCTCCAAATGTTACAGGCGTACTTCATATGGGGCATGGACTTAATAATACGCTTCAGGATATACTTATAAGATTTCACAGAATGCTAGGCAAATGTACTTTATGGATGCCGGGTACGGACCATGCAGGTATTGCTACACAGAATGTTGTTGAGAGAAGATTAAAAGCTGAAGGAAAAAATAAATATGATTTGGGAAGAGAGGCATTTGTTAAAAAGACTTGGGAAGTAGCTAATGAACATCACTCTATAATAGTAAAACAATTAGAAAAAATAGGCTGCTCCTGCGATTGGGAGAGGGAAAGATTTACTCTTGATGAAGGCCTAAGCAATGCTGTAAGAGAAGTATTTGTTGAGCTTTATAATCAGGGTTTAATATACAGAGGAAAATATCTTATCAACTATTGTCCTAGCTGCGGCACTGCTTTGGCTAATGATGAAGTAGAACATGAAGAGGTTGCTGGTGCTTTGTATCATGTTAAATACCAAATAGACGGTACTAATGATTATATTGAAATAGCTACTACAAGACCTGAAACTATTTTGGCAGACGTTGCTATTGCTGTTCACCCAGATGATGAAAGATATGCTCATCTTACAGAAGAGAATGTTTTGATACTTCCTATAGTAGGCAGAAAATTAAGACTTGTAAAAGATACTTATGTTGATAAAGATTTCGGTACAGGTGCTTTAAAAATCACACCAGCCCATGACCCTAATGACTTTGCTATAGCTCAAAGACATAATTTAGATATCATTAATATATTAAATCCAGACGGTACATTCAATGAAAATACTCCTTCTCATTATCAGGGTAAAACTGTAAAAGAAGCTAGAAGTATGATTATAAAAGAGCTTGAAGAGCTAGGGGCTTTTGTAGGCAAGGATAATATCAAACATCAAGTGGGACACTGCTATAGATGTCATAATGTTGTAGAGCCTTATTACAGCGATCAATGGTTTGTAAAAATGAAGCCTTTAGCAGAAAAAGCATATAAGGCAGTTAATGACGGCAATACAAAAATTTACCCTGAAAGATGGATTAATACTTATAATCACTGGATGACTGATATTAGAGATTGGTGTATAAGCAGACAATTATGGTGGGGACATAGGATTCCAGTATGGTACTGTGATGACTGCGGCGAGATGATGGTATCAAAAACCGATATTACAGAATGTAGTAAATGCAAAAGTAAAAATATTCATCAAGATGAAGATGTACTTGATACTTGGTTTTCTTCTTGGTTATGGCCTTTTTCTACTTTCGGATGGCCTGAAATTAATGAAGAATTAAAATATTTTTATCCTACTACTGCTCTTGTTACAGGTTATGATATATTATTTTTCTGGGTTGCTAGAATGATTATGGCTGGAACTCATTTTATGAATGATGTACCTTTTAAAGATGTTTATCTTAACGGACTTATAAGAGATAAAATCGGAAGAAAAATGTCTAAGAGTTTGGGAAACGGCATTGACCCTATAGAAATTATTGATGAGCATGGAGCTGATGCTTTTAGATTTACTTTATCATTTATAACTTCATTAGGAGGTCAGGATATTTGGCTTGACAGAGAACTTTTCAAAATGGGAGGAAAATTCGCTAATAAAATATACAATAGTGCTAAATATATTTTCGGCAGCATTGAAGATAATGCTGATATAAAAGATTTAGAGAGTTTTGAACTTGAAAATAAAGATAAATGGATATTATCGAGACTTCAGAAGGCTATTGATGATACTACTAAAAAATTAAAAGAGTATAGATTTGATGAGGCTTCTCAGACTATTTATAAATTCTATTGGAATGAGTTTTGCGATTGGTATATAGAGATAAGCAAGTTTGATTTAAAAGATGAAACTAAAAAAGAAAAGACTATTGCTGTATTATTATATGTGCTTGAAGAGTCAATGGCTATGATTCACCCATTTATGCCTTTTATCACAGAAGAGATTTATTCTAATTTACCAAAGCATAATATTGATTCAAAGGCATTGATGATTAGAGAGTATCCTAAAGCTAATAGTAAATATATATTTGAAGATATAGAAAAAGATTTTAATTTAATTCAGGATATAGTATCTGGAATAAGAAACTCACGCTCATCATTTAATTTGCCTCCTAATAAAAAACTTGATGTTATAATAAGATGCAGTTCAGACTATTTCAAAAATACTACAGAAAGCTATAAAGATATTATATCATCACTTTCGCTTACTGAATCATTAAATATAGTTTCTTCAAAAGATACTCAAAGAAATAAAGGAGCTTTTGTTAAAGTATTTGAAGGCGGTGAGATAAATGTTAATCTTGTTGGCATAATAGATTTAGAAGCTGAGAAAAAAAGATTAGAAAAAGAGGCATCTAAATATAAAAAAGATTTGGAAGCAGTAAACAAAAAACTTTCTAATGAAAACTTTATGAGTAAAGCTAAACAGGAAGCTATTGATACAGAAAACAGAAAGAAAAAAGAGTTTGAGGATAAATTAAGAGGTATAGAGGAAGTTTTATCTTCTTTATAA
- a CDS encoding protein-ADP-ribose hydrolase encodes MNKLLFLIDYLIKEGNYEYNKELEKALKENNEEVLYNYFRYLMNIRFPNDISKEYLKIEDEYLQERLKKKIITNIEDIKPIRDNLYLWQGDITTLNIDAVVNAANSSMLGCFIPLHKCIDNSIHSASGTRLRLCLNNIMKGKTEDTGKCIITKAFNLPSRYILHTVGPIIQNSVSKKDEELLYNCYKSCLETAKENNIKSIAFCCISTGEFKFPNKEASQIAVNSVKDFLYNTKYDIKILFNVFKDLDYELYYDILK; translated from the coding sequence ATGAATAAATTATTATTTTTAATAGATTATCTTATTAAAGAAGGTAATTATGAATATAATAAAGAATTAGAAAAGGCATTAAAAGAAAATAATGAAGAAGTACTGTATAACTATTTCAGATATTTAATGAATATAAGATTTCCAAATGATATAAGCAAAGAATATCTCAAAATAGAAGATGAATATTTACAGGAGAGATTAAAAAAGAAAATAATAACAAATATAGAAGATATAAAACCTATAAGAGATAATTTATATTTATGGCAGGGAGATATAACAACATTAAATATAGATGCTGTAGTTAATGCTGCCAATTCTTCTATGCTTGGCTGTTTTATTCCGCTTCATAAATGCATAGATAATTCAATACATAGTGCTTCTGGTACTAGATTAAGATTATGCCTAAATAATATAATGAAAGGAAAAACTGAGGATACTGGAAAATGTATAATAACTAAAGCATTTAATTTACCAAGCAGATATATACTTCACACAGTAGGACCTATAATACAGAACAGTGTTTCAAAAAAAGATGAAGAGCTTTTATATAACTGTTATAAATCATGCTTAGAAACTGCAAAAGAGAATAATATAAAAAGTATAGCATTTTGCTGTATATCTACAGGTGAGTTCAAGTTTCCAAATAAAGAGGCTTCTCAGATAGCGGTAAATTCTGTGAAGGATTTTTTATATAATACTAAATATGATATAAAGATTTTATTTAATGTATTTAAAGATTTAGATTATGAGCTTTATTATGATATTTTAAAATAA
- a CDS encoding serpulina hyodysenteriae variable surface protein, translated as MKTLLKTILCFAVSSASVFGMYGFSNDWMDFLTDSSHLRARTDQLGFVLGNRGVKGTFGFKADTLSFGNIMSYIDNGKLSLDATISLGLAYTSEIISVGLGYNYTYIDSSLDVHTPVLMINAMNDSLRICVPFQIADAKDNSDYSAFSTTSEIRYYTGLDSVNAVRLYINYGKNSYNVNSASSFGLELRFYFLPTTINNVWINPFIKVLYSSALDAKGKDIINENTDTLVNIQSYDRISYTSNNANEIYESNPYIVRITPALSLYANSDFVSLYFEPSIGYKIIYDGKKVGNLNHTLTWGAYSEVRVYPVSDLEWYFEMGINSSNNPIPVNFRSATGINWYFTQL; from the coding sequence ATGAAAACTTTATTAAAAACAATATTGTGTTTTGCAGTCTCGTCTGCATCGGTATTTGGTATGTACGGTTTTAGCAATGATTGGATGGATTTTCTCACAGACAGCAGTCATCTTAGAGCTAGGACAGATCAATTAGGTTTTGTATTGGGTAATAGGGGAGTTAAAGGTACTTTCGGCTTTAAGGCAGATACTCTCTCTTTTGGTAATATAATGAGCTATATTGATAATGGAAAACTATCATTAGATGCAACGATTTCTTTAGGTTTGGCATACACTTCAGAGATTATAAGTGTAGGACTTGGATATAATTATACTTATATAGATTCTTCTTTAGATGTTCATACTCCTGTTTTAATGATTAATGCTATGAATGACAGTTTGAGAATATGCGTGCCTTTTCAAATAGCTGATGCTAAAGATAATTCTGATTATTCTGCTTTTAGTACGACTTCTGAAATAAGATATTATACCGGGCTTGATTCTGTTAATGCTGTAAGACTTTATATTAATTATGGTAAAAATAGTTATAATGTTAATAGTGCTTCTTCTTTTGGATTAGAATTAAGATTTTATTTTCTTCCTACTACTATTAATAATGTTTGGATTAACCCTTTTATAAAAGTGTTATATTCTTCAGCATTGGATGCAAAGGGTAAAGATATTATTAATGAAAATACTGATACTTTAGTAAATATACAGTCCTATGACAGGATATCATATACTTCAAATAATGCAAATGAAATATATGAGTCTAATCCTTATATTGTGAGAATAACTCCTGCATTATCATTGTATGCTAATTCTGATTTTGTTAGTTTATATTTTGAACCTAGTATAGGCTATAAAATAATATATGACGGTAAAAAAGTTGGTAATCTTAATCATACTCTTACTTGGGGAGCTTATTCTGAAGTGAGAGTATATCCTGTAAGTGATTTGGAATGGTATTTTGAAATGGGTATAAACTCATCAAATAATCCAATACCAGTTAATTTTAGGTCTGCAACAGGTATAAATTGGTACTTTACTCAATTATAG
- a CDS encoding type II toxin-antitoxin system HicA family toxin: protein MKASEVIKLLKQDGWFEIAQNGSHKQFKHKDKKGRVTVPCHNNVDLGIFVLKSIEKQAGIKLIKK from the coding sequence ATGAAGGCTTCAGAAGTTATAAAATTATTAAAACAAGATGGTTGGTTTGAAATTGCTCAAAATGGAAGTCATAAACAATTTAAGCATAAAGATAAAAAAGGAAGAGTAACAGTTCCCTGTCATAATAATGTAGATTTGGGAATATTTGTTTTAAAAAGTATAGAAAAACAAGCTGGTATAAAACTTATAAAAAAATAA